A genomic stretch from Hemicordylus capensis ecotype Gifberg chromosome 1, rHemCap1.1.pri, whole genome shotgun sequence includes:
- the PGM3 gene encoding phosphoacetylglucosamine mutase: protein MDADVITNFIKLHSHLPKTFLRYGTAGFRSKAEHIYHTIFRVGLVAVLRSKQTKSTIGVMITASHNPEEDNGVKLIDPLGEMLAPAWEEHATRLALAEEDELQSVVSDICQKEVVNLQHDAFIVIGRDTRPSSEKLAKSLIDCVTVLGGQYYDYGLVTTPQLHYMTCCRNTHENYGVATVEGYYQKLSKAFVELTKQATSQRDGHMCLKIDCANGIGALKLKEMKRYFPACLVMHIDKDGTKGRLNHLCGADFVKVHQKPPVGLEMKPNERCCSFDGDADRIVYYYNDAAGRFHLLDGDKIAILIGSFLKELLVRMGQTLTMAVVQTAYANGSSTGYLEATLKLPVCCAKTGVKHLHHKAKEFDIGVYFEANGHGTVLFSKAAEEKIRHQAKEEKDNRKREAATMFENTIDLINQTVGDAISDMLLIEAILALKNFTIQQWDAMYTDLPNRQLKVKVADRRIIETTDEERRVVTPPKLQERIDELTKNYKLARAFVRPSGTEDAVRVYAEADTQENADELAHEVSLAVYHLAGGVGAEPMPVA from the exons ATGGATGCTGATGTGATAACAAACTTCATAAAACTGCATTCCCACCTTCCAAAGACTTTCCTTCGATATGGAACAGCTGGATTCCGTTCCAAAGCAGAgcacatctaccacacaatattTCGTGTAGGTTTGGTGGCAGTGTTGAGGTCCAAGCAGACTAAATCCACAATTGGAGTTATGATTACAGCCTCCCACAATCCTGAA GAAGACAATGGTGTGAAGCTGATTGATCCTTTGGGTGAAATGTTGGCACCTGCTTGGGAAGAACATGCCACACGCTTGGCCCTTGCTGAAGAGGACGAATTGCAGAGTGTGGTCTCTGACATCTGCCAGAAGGAAGTAGTGAACCTTCAACATGATGCCTTCATTGTTATTGGCAGAGACACCAG ACCTAGCAGTGAGAAGCTTGCCAAGTCATTAATCGACTGTGTGACTGTTCTTGGAGGTCAATACTATG ACTATGGCTTGGTAACAACACCACAGCTGCATTACATGACCTGCTGTCGAAATACTCATGAGAACTATGGGGTTGCAACAGTGGAAGGCTACTATCAAAAGCTGTCCAAAGCCTTTGTGGAGCTTACAAAGCAG GCTACCAGCCAAAGGGATGGTCATATGTGTCTGAAGATAGACTGTGCGAATGGTATTGGAGCTCTGAAACTCAAGGAAATGAAACGCTATTTTCCAGCATGCCTTGTAATGCACATAGACAAAGATGGAACCAAAGGGAGACTCAATCACCTATGTGGTGCTGATTTTGTAAAAGTTCATCAGAAGCCTCCTGTTG GGCTGGAAATGAAGCCTAATGAAAGATGCTGCTCGTTTGATGGTGATGCCGACCGAATTGTGTACTATTATAATGATGCTGCTGGCCGTTTTCATCTTCTGGATGGAGACAAAATAGCAATTCTGATCGGCAGTTTCCTGAAAGAACTTCTGGTCAGG ATGGGGCAGACCTTAACGATGGCAGTGGTACAAACAGCATATGCCAATGGGAGTTCCACTGGTTATTTGGAAGCAACCTTGAAG TTGCCTGTCTGCTGTGCCAAAACAGGAGTGAAGCACTTGCATCACAAGGCCAAGGAATTCGACATTGGCGTTTACTTTGAAGCAAACGGTCATGGCACT GTATTGTTTAGTaaagctgcagaagagaaaaTAAGACACcaggcaaaagaagaaaaagacaacCGAAAAAGAGAAGCTGCAACGATGTTTGAAAATACTATTGACTTGATAAATCAA ACAGTTGGTGATGCCATCTCAGACATGTTATTGATTGAAGCCATCTTGGCTTTGAAGAACTTCACGATACAACAGTGGGATGCCATGTACACGGATCTTCCTAACCGACAACTTAAAGTGAAG GTTGCTGACAGACGAATAATTGAGACTACAGATGAAGAAAGGCGAGTAGTTACACCCCCAAAGCTGCAAGAGAGAATTGATGAGCTCACCAAGAActataaactggctcgagctTTTGTTCGACCATCTGGAACAGAAGATGCAGTCAGAGTCTATGCTGAAGCAGACACACAG GAGAATGCTGATGAACTTGCACATGAAGTCAGCCTGGCTGTCTACCACTTAGCTGGAGGAGTTGGGGCAGAGCCAATGCCTGTAGCTTGA